A genomic region of Trichothermofontia sichuanensis B231 contains the following coding sequences:
- a CDS encoding ABC1 kinase family protein: MLTSSSASKPLRWQRARGSLLARQMDIYGVALQLALSLAWDRLLGVEQSPQRRYRHAQWLVMSLLHLGPTFIKIGQALSTRADLLPLEYVQALGRLQDQVPEFSPTEAIALIEAELGSSLPSLFRDFDHFPIAAASLGQVHKARLHTGEDVVVKVQRPGLEQLFNLDMEVLHQLVRFSHRYLPWTRQYHLEEIYSEFFTILFQEIDYIQEGKNADRFRENFQDYPQIIVPKVYWRYTSRKVLTMEYVPGIKINDRATLEACGLDVKQINQLGICCYLKQLLQDGFFQADPHPGNMAVSQDGKLIFYDFGMMAEVKSVDKDKMVRTFFAVLKKDTNQVIDTLTSMGLIEPMSDMTPVRRLMSFILDKFTEKPVDLQAFHELRSEVYAVFEKQPFRLPAKMTYILKSLTTLDGIARALDPEYNLLAAAKPFVKSLAVQNQGSALSELARQAKDFIKYRMQQPSKLELLIQRLEERIEQGELQVRVRSVESDRALKRISLGVKCLIYASLAGFTLLSGAVLVLGGYQGWAMVTFVLTALSFLALLRSLIELLIRERFDRLAER, encoded by the coding sequence ATGCTCACTTCCTCCTCTGCTTCCAAACCGCTGCGGTGGCAACGTGCCCGAGGGTCGCTACTGGCGCGTCAGATGGATATCTACGGCGTTGCCCTGCAACTGGCGTTATCCCTCGCCTGGGATCGCTTACTAGGGGTAGAGCAATCACCCCAACGTCGCTATCGCCATGCCCAGTGGTTAGTAATGTCGTTGCTACACCTGGGACCCACGTTTATCAAAATTGGACAGGCCCTCTCCACGCGCGCTGATTTGCTGCCCCTCGAGTATGTGCAAGCCCTAGGGCGATTACAGGATCAGGTGCCAGAATTCAGCCCCACCGAAGCGATCGCCCTCATTGAAGCGGAGTTAGGCAGTTCACTACCATCCCTATTCCGGGATTTTGACCATTTTCCGATCGCGGCAGCCAGCCTAGGCCAGGTACATAAGGCCCGCCTGCATACAGGGGAGGACGTGGTGGTTAAAGTCCAGCGCCCAGGATTGGAGCAGTTGTTCAATCTCGATATGGAAGTGCTGCATCAACTGGTACGGTTCAGCCATCGTTATCTCCCCTGGACCCGACAATATCATTTAGAGGAAATCTACAGCGAATTTTTTACAATCCTGTTTCAGGAAATCGACTATATCCAAGAAGGGAAAAATGCCGATCGTTTCCGGGAGAATTTCCAGGACTATCCCCAAATTATTGTGCCTAAAGTCTACTGGCGTTATACCTCTCGTAAAGTTTTGACGATGGAATATGTGCCGGGGATCAAGATCAACGATCGGGCAACCTTGGAAGCCTGCGGCTTGGATGTCAAGCAGATTAACCAACTCGGAATTTGCTGCTACTTAAAGCAACTATTGCAAGATGGCTTTTTTCAGGCTGATCCCCATCCTGGTAACATGGCCGTCAGTCAGGATGGCAAGCTCATTTTCTATGACTTTGGCATGATGGCTGAGGTGAAGTCCGTTGATAAGGACAAGATGGTTCGTACCTTCTTTGCGGTGTTGAAAAAAGACACCAATCAGGTGATTGATACCCTCACCTCAATGGGATTAATTGAACCCATGTCCGATATGACCCCGGTGCGACGATTGATGAGTTTTATCCTAGATAAATTTACTGAAAAGCCAGTTGATCTCCAGGCATTTCATGAGTTGCGCAGTGAAGTGTATGCCGTCTTTGAAAAGCAACCCTTCCGCCTACCAGCCAAAATGACCTATATTCTGAAATCCCTCACAACCCTGGATGGAATTGCCCGTGCCTTGGACCCCGAATATAACCTGCTGGCGGCAGCCAAGCCCTTTGTCAAAAGTTTAGCGGTCCAAAATCAGGGGAGTGCCCTCAGCGAACTGGCCCGTCAAGCCAAGGACTTTATTAAGTATCGAATGCAACAGCCCAGCAAATTAGAATTACTGATCCAACGTCTGGAGGAACGGATTGAGCAAGGGGAACTTCAGGTACGGGTGCGCTCCGTGGAAAGCGATCGCGCTCTAAAGCGCATTAGTTTAGGGGTAAAGTGTCTGATTTATGCCTCTCTTGCAGGGTTTACCCTGCTCTCTGGGGCGGTGTTGGTGCTCGGTGGCTATCAAGGGTGGGCAATGGTTACTTTTGTACTCACGGCCTTGTCTTTTTTGGCTCTCCTGCGATCGCTGATTGAATTACTCATTCGTGAGCGTTTTGATCGCTTAGCCGAACGTTAG
- a CDS encoding PAS domain S-box protein, translating to MARILVVEDEQVAAQCIRDFLADSEHEVVATAATGVAALAQVPQVRPDLVLMDIRLQGEMDGIATAHTMSQRWDLPIVFLTAVRDHETLRRAIATSPFGYLLKPFDALQLHTTINIALRRHLLETQLQHAEQWLGAILTSIGEGTIATDAWGHITFINPVAANLTGWSQQEALGQPITQVLNLVHPQTRTPLPNPLLQAIQQGRTLTLAEGCLLSTRTGQEFIVGDVASPIKNQRGEITGGVMVFQDISQRKQAEQLLARREQEFRALVEHSPDIVARFDRQLRYRYINPSMERVTGLPAQAFQGRTNQELGMPASVLEIWDTQVRQVFTTAEETTITFELLTIDGPRIYQARLVPEIATASPGEIRREPTVQSVLSVARDVTQHHQTERSLRRQAERERLLGLLLQRIRQSLDLQTLFTTAVAEIGTLLQLERAEIVQYRPDQQVWRYVASYRRSPTLPDTLGLEIPDRENCFADPLKRGAIVCIDGNDLQSDSQVAAPTNPDPTQSPVTSYPGAWLLAPLCVGEAGGVGGASSSENRASNQVWGSLNLNHLQAPWRWQESDVELARAIADQLAIAIQQSELYQQIQHLNADLEQQVQERTALLQQAFTFEATLKRITDRVRDSLDETQILQTAVEELAQAIGVSNCNASIYNLEQQTSTIRYQYATSATPFQDNTVLHMANFEQGYAQLLQGQYFQFCPCQPHPAEGRVAKLACPILDNEGVLGDLWLIHRANYGFSEQDIRLVQQVANQCAIALRQSRLYQAAQNQVTELERLNRLKDDFLSTVSHELRTPLSNIKMAIQMLEIVLKPLGILDPNGGVAHRYFQILQQECQRETGLINDLLDLSQLDTGEEALVIRTLEPNPWLEKMTAAFRRRIETQQQSLVLDIPPNLPTLQTDVTYLERILNELLNNACKYTPAGETIRVFVRLDPEVFHLGVSNSGVEIPAPELPRIFDKFYRILGHDPWQHGGIGLGLALVRRLVSQLAGTITVESREGLTTFTVSLPRAPTQFS from the coding sequence ATGGCAAGGATATTAGTCGTCGAGGATGAGCAAGTTGCGGCCCAGTGCATCCGCGATTTCCTGGCTGATTCGGAGCATGAAGTCGTGGCAACGGCGGCGACTGGCGTTGCGGCCCTGGCCCAAGTTCCCCAGGTACGCCCTGATCTGGTACTCATGGATATTCGCCTCCAGGGGGAGATGGATGGGATTGCGACGGCCCATACTATGAGCCAACGGTGGGATTTGCCGATCGTGTTCCTCACCGCTGTTCGTGATCATGAAACCCTGCGGCGGGCGATCGCGACCTCCCCCTTTGGTTATCTCCTCAAGCCCTTTGATGCCTTACAACTCCATACAACGATCAATATCGCCCTGCGGCGGCATCTCCTCGAAACCCAACTGCAACATGCCGAACAATGGTTAGGAGCGATCCTCACCAGTATTGGTGAAGGCACGATCGCCACCGACGCTTGGGGGCATATCACCTTCATCAACCCCGTGGCGGCCAACTTGACTGGCTGGTCCCAACAGGAGGCATTGGGACAACCGATTACCCAAGTCTTGAATTTAGTCCATCCCCAGACCCGAACCCCTTTGCCAAATCCCCTCCTACAAGCCATTCAGCAGGGGCGAACCCTCACCCTTGCGGAGGGGTGCCTCTTGAGTACACGGACAGGTCAGGAATTCATCGTCGGCGACGTAGCCTCCCCGATCAAAAACCAACGGGGAGAAATTACGGGGGGGGTGATGGTCTTCCAGGACATTAGTCAGCGCAAACAGGCGGAGCAGTTGTTAGCCCGCCGGGAGCAGGAGTTTCGCGCCCTTGTGGAGCATTCCCCGGATATTGTTGCTCGCTTCGATCGCCAGCTTCGGTATCGCTACATCAATCCGTCGATGGAACGGGTGACGGGGTTGCCGGCGCAAGCGTTTCAAGGCCGGACCAATCAGGAGTTGGGGATGCCAGCCAGTGTCTTAGAAATCTGGGACACCCAGGTGCGTCAGGTCTTCACCACAGCCGAAGAAACCACCATTACCTTTGAGTTACTCACGATCGACGGACCAAGGATCTATCAAGCCCGCCTCGTACCAGAAATTGCCACTGCTTCTCCTGGGGAGATACGGCGCGAACCCACCGTGCAGTCTGTCCTGAGTGTTGCCCGTGATGTTACCCAACATCACCAGACGGAACGCTCCCTGCGGCGGCAGGCGGAACGGGAGCGGCTTTTGGGGTTACTGCTCCAGCGCATTCGCCAATCCCTCGATCTCCAGACCTTGTTTACCACCGCCGTGGCCGAAATTGGCACCCTCCTCCAGTTAGAGCGGGCCGAGATTGTGCAATACCGGCCTGACCAACAAGTCTGGCGCTATGTGGCCAGCTATCGCCGCAGCCCTACGCTTCCCGACACACTGGGGCTAGAGATTCCAGATCGGGAGAACTGTTTTGCCGACCCCCTTAAACGCGGAGCGATCGTGTGTATTGATGGCAACGATTTGCAAAGCGATTCGCAAGTGGCAGCGCCGACTAACCCCGATCCCACGCAGTCACCGGTGACCTCCTATCCCGGTGCCTGGTTGCTGGCCCCCTTATGTGTCGGGGAGGCGGGGGGGGTTGGGGGGGCGTCGTCCTCGGAAAATCGAGCTAGCAATCAGGTGTGGGGCAGTCTCAACCTTAACCACCTCCAAGCCCCCTGGCGCTGGCAAGAGAGCGATGTGGAACTGGCCCGCGCCATTGCCGATCAGCTGGCGATCGCGATCCAGCAGTCGGAACTCTATCAGCAAATCCAGCATCTCAATGCAGACTTAGAACAGCAGGTTCAGGAACGAACCGCCCTGTTGCAACAAGCATTTACCTTTGAAGCCACCCTGAAGCGGATTACGGATCGAGTACGCGATAGTTTAGACGAAACCCAAATTCTGCAAACGGCGGTGGAAGAGCTGGCCCAGGCGATCGGGGTAAGCAACTGCAATGCCTCGATCTATAACCTGGAGCAACAGACTTCAACCATTCGCTACCAATATGCCACGTCTGCTACCCCCTTTCAGGACAACACAGTGCTGCACATGGCGAATTTTGAGCAGGGCTATGCCCAACTGTTGCAGGGACAGTATTTTCAATTCTGTCCCTGTCAGCCCCACCCGGCAGAAGGACGGGTCGCGAAACTGGCTTGTCCGATTCTGGATAATGAAGGGGTGCTGGGGGATCTGTGGCTCATTCACCGGGCTAATTATGGCTTTAGTGAGCAGGATATTCGCCTCGTGCAACAGGTGGCCAACCAATGCGCGATCGCCCTGCGTCAGTCGCGGCTATACCAGGCCGCCCAGAATCAGGTCACCGAATTAGAACGCCTCAATCGGCTCAAGGATGATTTTCTCAGCACCGTTTCCCATGAACTGCGCACCCCCCTGTCGAACATCAAAATGGCGATCCAAATGCTAGAAATTGTCCTCAAACCCTTGGGAATCTTAGACCCGAATGGGGGGGTCGCCCACCGCTATTTCCAGATTCTTCAGCAGGAGTGCCAGCGGGAAACGGGTTTGATTAATGATTTGCTGGATCTATCACAGTTGGACACGGGGGAAGAAGCCCTGGTGATCAGGACCTTAGAACCCAACCCCTGGCTGGAGAAAATGACCGCAGCCTTTAGACGACGCATCGAGACACAGCAACAATCCCTCGTGTTAGATATTCCCCCTAACTTGCCGACACTCCAAACTGATGTCACCTATTTAGAACGCATTCTCAATGAACTGCTGAATAATGCCTGCAAGTATACGCCTGCGGGTGAAACGATTCGGGTCTTTGTGCGCCTAGACCCAGAGGTCTTTCATTTAGGCGTAAGTAATTCCGGTGTGGAGATTCCGGCCCCTGAACTGCCCCGTATCTTTGATAAGTTCTACCGCATTCTTGGCCACGACCCCTGGCAACATGGGGGAATAGGCTTGGGGCTGGCCTTGGTTCGTCGTCTGGTTAGCCAACTGGCAGGCACTATTACGGT
- a CDS encoding DUF2949 domain-containing protein, translated as MPALPKALLRFLEEDLRLSAAAIALAVRYTERSEGNLPIVLWQYGLISLTQLDQLLTWLAGPGSEDNIGAIDSLVGC; from the coding sequence ATGCCAGCACTGCCAAAGGCACTATTAAGATTTTTAGAGGAAGACCTGCGCTTGTCTGCGGCAGCGATCGCTCTTGCGGTTCGATATACCGAGCGTAGTGAGGGGAATTTGCCGATCGTCCTGTGGCAGTATGGATTGATTTCGCTGACCCAGTTAGATCAGCTATTAACCTGGTTGGCGGGACCAGGGAGTGAAGATAACATCGGCGCGATCGACTCGCTGGTTGGTTGTTGA
- a CDS encoding pyridoxal phosphate-dependent decarboxylase family protein yields MPSIHMDYPDPSFSTANDLACALAYLESPTHISQDLPNQLPEAGIGERQTLDLLAGYVLGGAAHLNAPTALAHMNPPTPWITWAMSLWNASLNQNLLHDMTSPFATQAEAIVLDWLSPYFGMAGGHFCAGSTLANLTGLWAARDAAGVSTVVASEAAHLSIAKSCRLLGLDLIQIPTDQRGRLDPQYLPPLQNVCLVLTAGTTATGAIDPLDLAGQAKWTHVDAAWAGPLRLSPIYADRLKGIDQADSVSVSAHKLLFQPKDAALILFRQLAVANAAISFDSGYLAKPNVGVQGSRSAAAIPLLATLLAWGRAGLASRLEFLMQVADTLAASIEANDRLELWQRPQTGITLFRPLGMSIPTFITKTPPGMLSTCVLAGEVWARAVAANPCVDCDQVIAAITTAVNGNT; encoded by the coding sequence TTGCCCTCGATTCACATGGATTATCCCGACCCTAGCTTCTCAACCGCTAACGACTTAGCCTGTGCCCTGGCATATCTGGAGTCGCCAACGCATATCAGCCAGGATCTACCTAACCAACTACCGGAAGCCGGGATCGGTGAACGCCAAACACTTGATCTACTGGCGGGTTACGTTTTGGGGGGAGCGGCCCACCTGAATGCACCTACTGCCCTCGCCCACATGAATCCACCCACGCCCTGGATCACTTGGGCCATGTCACTCTGGAATGCTAGCCTGAACCAAAACCTGCTCCATGACATGACATCGCCGTTTGCCACTCAGGCCGAAGCGATCGTTTTGGATTGGCTCAGCCCTTATTTTGGCATGGCGGGCGGGCATTTTTGTGCCGGTTCCACCCTTGCTAACCTGACCGGTTTGTGGGCAGCCCGTGATGCTGCTGGGGTGAGTACCGTTGTGGCGTCGGAAGCAGCCCACCTGAGTATTGCGAAGTCCTGTCGGCTTCTCGGTTTGGATTTGATCCAAATCCCTACTGATCAGCGGGGGCGACTCGATCCCCAATACCTTCCCCCACTCCAGAATGTCTGCCTGGTCCTGACGGCAGGAACTACGGCTACAGGCGCGATCGATCCCCTGGATCTTGCTGGTCAGGCTAAATGGACTCACGTAGACGCTGCTTGGGCAGGGCCGTTGCGCCTCAGCCCCATCTATGCCGATCGCCTCAAGGGGATTGATCAGGCTGACTCGGTGAGTGTTTCAGCCCATAAATTATTGTTTCAACCCAAGGATGCGGCCCTGATCTTGTTCCGTCAGTTGGCAGTAGCCAATGCGGCCATCAGTTTTGACAGTGGGTATCTGGCCAAACCTAATGTTGGGGTACAGGGATCGCGATCGGCAGCGGCGATCCCGCTGCTAGCTACGCTGCTGGCTTGGGGGCGGGCGGGGCTGGCCAGTCGTCTGGAGTTCCTCATGCAGGTGGCGGATACCCTTGCTGCCAGTATTGAGGCCAACGATCGTCTAGAACTCTGGCAGCGCCCCCAAACTGGCATTACTCTCTTCCGTCCACTGGGGATGTCTATCCCGACCTTTATCACCAAAACACCACCGGGGATGCTCTCCACCTGTGTCCTAGCGGGTGAAGTGTGGGCCAGAGCCGTTGCCGCCAATCCTTGTGTGGATTGCGATCAAGTCATTGCAGCGATCACGACTGCGGTCAACGGTAATACCTAG
- the fumC gene encoding class II fumarate hydratase, giving the protein MSSTTRLETDSMGEIAVPNDRYWGAQTQRSLIHFAIGHDVMPREMIRALGILKKAAAMVNRDLGQLSSDKADLIMRAADEVIAGDLDDHFPLRIWQTGSGTQTNMNVNEVIANRAIALVGGRLGSKTPIHPNDHVNMSQSSNDTFPTAMHIAAVEQIQQQLLPKLTQLRDAIATKAEAFRDIVKIGRTHLMDAVPLTLGQEFSGYVAQLDKDIARIRATLPDLYELAIGGTAVGTGLNTHPDFAEQVAAAIATLTGLPFVSAPNKFAALAAHDAIVMASGALKTLACSLMKIANDLRWLGSGPRCGLGELLLPANEPGSSIMPGKVNPTQCEAMTMVCVQVLGNDAAIAIAGSQGNFELNVFKPMIIFNLLNSIRLLADACGSFTEHLIVGLQPNRERIQFFVDNSLMLVTALNPHIGYDNAAKVAKKAYAEGTTLREACLALGFLTGEAFDRLVRPETMIGPAYPD; this is encoded by the coding sequence GTGTCATCCACGACTCGCCTTGAAACCGATAGTATGGGAGAAATCGCCGTCCCCAACGATCGCTACTGGGGTGCTCAAACCCAACGTTCCCTGATTCATTTTGCAATTGGTCACGATGTGATGCCACGGGAAATGATCCGGGCACTGGGAATTTTGAAAAAAGCCGCCGCGATGGTCAATCGTGATCTTGGTCAACTATCATCCGACAAGGCTGATCTTATTATGCGTGCAGCAGATGAGGTAATCGCCGGCGATTTAGATGATCATTTTCCCTTGCGAATTTGGCAAACGGGGAGTGGTACCCAAACCAATATGAATGTCAACGAGGTGATTGCCAATCGGGCGATCGCGCTGGTGGGGGGACGCCTGGGTAGCAAAACGCCCATTCACCCGAATGATCATGTCAATATGTCCCAATCGTCCAATGATACTTTTCCCACGGCGATGCATATTGCTGCCGTTGAACAAATCCAGCAGCAATTACTACCTAAGTTGACACAATTACGGGATGCGATCGCCACCAAAGCCGAGGCTTTTCGGGACATTGTTAAAATTGGCCGCACTCACCTGATGGATGCGGTCCCTTTGACTTTGGGACAGGAGTTTTCGGGGTATGTGGCGCAACTGGATAAAGACATAGCCCGAATTCGGGCAACGCTGCCGGATTTGTATGAATTGGCGATCGGGGGAACAGCAGTGGGAACCGGTTTGAACACCCATCCGGATTTTGCTGAACAGGTAGCGGCAGCCATTGCCACGTTAACCGGTCTCCCGTTTGTTAGTGCTCCGAATAAGTTTGCCGCGTTGGCAGCCCATGATGCGATCGTAATGGCCAGTGGGGCGTTAAAAACCCTGGCCTGTTCACTCATGAAAATTGCGAATGATTTGCGTTGGCTGGGGTCAGGCCCCCGTTGTGGGTTGGGAGAACTTTTACTACCAGCAAATGAACCTGGCTCGTCGATTATGCCGGGGAAGGTCAATCCTACCCAGTGTGAGGCAATGACAATGGTCTGTGTACAGGTGTTGGGAAACGATGCCGCGATCGCGATCGCGGGTAGCCAGGGTAATTTTGAATTAAATGTCTTCAAACCGATGATCATTTTTAACCTGCTCAATTCGATCCGCCTCTTGGCCGATGCCTGTGGGTCATTTACGGAACATTTGATTGTGGGTCTGCAACCCAATCGGGAGCGGATCCAATTTTTCGTGGATAATTCCCTCATGTTAGTAACGGCCTTAAATCCCCATATTGGCTACGACAATGCCGCCAAAGTAGCCAAAAAAGCCTATGCAGAAGGCACCACCTTGCGCGAAGCCTGTCTAGCCTTGGGATTCCTGACTGGAGAGGCTTTCGATCGCCTAGTCCGCCCAGAGACGATGATCGGACCAGCTTACCCAGACTAG